AAGTTTGCATACCTGTAGAAGGTATGAATCTCAGGAAATATAGGTCAAGTCCTCTTCTTTTTAAACATCAACTCAGTTTTTTTGATCCATGCCCTCATCTTGCTAAGCTGTCAAAACTGAATTTGTCAGTCTTGCCCGGGCCTTCCTGCATTACCCCATAGTCATGGAAGTTCCTATAAACATACAAATTACCAAGTCATCGGGGTGTGTGTTGGCTCCTTGCCGTTCATATGGGTCAGCTCAGAACTGTTGTCCACTCCTATCGTTCCTCCAGGTTCTGTGGCTCTTAGCTTGGGAACAGGGGTATTAAGGCTGCCTGTGGTCCCACATTCCTGCATGTATCACATGACCATTATTCCCTGGGGTCCAGCCATGTGACAGGTTGCCTTTGTGGAAGCCAAAGCCTACACAATCATTAAACTGTAAAGGCAGCTGTGTTGGTATtccattgctgctgtaacagattaccacaaacttacTGGCTTCACCCAATTTCATGGTTTTGTATTAGAGGACAAATATGCATGGCACTGGGATAAAACCAAGGTGTCAGTAGTGCTGTGTTCTTTTCTGGAGATTCTAGGaaggaatccatttccttgctcacttagattgttggcagaatttggttctttgtggttgtaggactgaggtccctgtaTCGTTGCTGGCTGCAAGTTGAGAGCCAGCCTCCTCTTCTAAAGGCCACTGAATTTCTTGATACGTGGCCCTCTTCCTGCATCATCAAAGCCAGCAACAATGGGTCGAGTCCTCATACCACACTTCCCTTCACTTCTGCCTAAGATTAGATTCAGCCCCTCTGTATAAGCCAGGGTAATCTcaccatctcaagatccttagtcTAAGCTCATCTGCAAGGTTCCccttgccatgtaaggtaacacattcaggttctggggattagggcaCAGGCATCTTTGAGGGCCATAATTCTGTCTATGGCAACAGCCAATCACAACTTTGATCATCTCTGTTTTTCTGCTAATATCATTAAGTTCAGGACTCTAATAGTAAAgcaggagacagtaaaaaaaaaaaaaaaaaaagttaagggaattccctggcagtccagtggttgggactccacgctttcactgccgagggcacaggttcgatccctggtcggggaactaagatcccacaagccgtgcagtgcagcccaaaaaaaaaaaaaagttaaggtgaAATACCACTGATATTCTGTGTAATTGAATAATTGATGTCTAGGATTTAGTACCAGGTACATCCAGAACAAATGCCCACCACCTCTGACATTCTACCATTCTAGTAACTGGATTTAGGAAGTATAATTGGTCACCTTCCCCTAGTAGAAGGTGGCAGGCCAAGGCAAGATTGACATTCTCTGCCCCACAGTGAGGGCAGAAATAATACATACCACCtgtatcagttttctattgcttctgtaacaaattatcaaaaaCTAAGAAGCTGAAAATAAACTCATCTTAAAGTGTTAGAGATCAGAAGTTCAAAATGGGTCCCCCTGGGCTAAaaccaaggtgtgggcagggctgtggtccttccggaggctccaggggaagatccatttccttaccttttccagcctctagaggctgcctgcatcccACGGCTTGTGGCCcctgcctccatcttcaaagccagcagggtGGTGTCCTCAAATGTCCTTCTGTCTCCCTCATCACATCTCTCCCTGCTGGCTTTGACTGTCCTGGCTCAACCTCCTTataaggaaccttgtgatgacattgggcccacatggataatctcctcatctccaGAGCCTTACaaaatcacacctgcaaagtcccctTACCTGCAATGTAACATAGTCACAGGGACCAGGAATTAGCACGTAGACATCTTGGCGGGGGTATTACTCTGTCTGTGACACCGcatatgattccatttccatGCCTCCACTGTCTTCAAGCTTGTCTAAAACCCATGGCTTGAGGTGGACAGTCGTGGTTTTGGTGCATCTCTTCagtggaaaaaaagtttttccttcATGTGATTGATTTCTAGGCTATGGTGTTGCAACATAACCAGCGATGGCTGCATTCATCTCTCAATGCTCCTTCAACAAAATTCAAGCCTTACACACTTGGATCTGGGACTGAATCACATAGGAATCACTGGACTGAAGTTTCTGTGTGAAGCTTTGGAGAAACCACTGTGTAAACTAAGGTATCTATGGTAAGTTATGGTTTTTTTGAACTTCAATCTGTATATGCAATGAACTATCAATGTAGCAGACCCCTCCAGCTCTATCATAAAGGATTCGAATAAATTCAattgagtattttaaaaagtctactaagatggcatttttcacacacacacacacaatttaatcTCAAAATTCATAgtaaaccacaaaagaccccaaatagccaaatcgACCCTGACAAAGAACAACACCCAAGTGTGCGCCTGGCATATAAGACGGCATCAACAAgcattggttgaatgaatgaatgaatttgtgtGTTTTGCCTGTAGGTTGTGGGGATGTGCTATCTCTCCTTTCAGTCGTGCAGAACTCTTGTCTGCCCTTGGAAGCAATCAGAGCCTGGTCACTGTGGACCTGGGCCAGAATTCCTTGGGGTATAATGGAGTAAAGATGCCGTGTGATGCTTTGAAACTTCCAAGTTTCCCCCTCCAGACAGTCAGGCATGATCCTACTACTCCCCAGTGTTTGCTCCATGATCGTAGGTTTTGGGGAAGCACGAGCTACAGGAATTTGCTGTAGGCATCTAGGACTAACACTCAACTTTCCTCTACTGATGTCCGGTCACGAGATGATTCTCCTAAAGGTTCCTTCGATTGTTTTGCCAGGGAAGATGAGTCAAAGGAGACCAACACTTGATCTGGAAACCAAGGAGGTGGACTTAGGGCTTTAGAGCAGCCAGCCACTGTCTCATTAGGGAAACCAACTTGCAGCTGTTATACGGTGTTTTGGAAAGAGTTTGCTTGCAGGCTGCATGGGTTACAGAGGTCTAGTGGGTCAATGGCAGCATCTGAAGCATGTTCTCTGGAGTGAGTCTGCTATCTAATGAGAGTAATCTGTGATCGTAGAAGCTATCACCAATTGGCTGTCTTCTACTTGCTCGCTGGAGCAAGTTGTTGTTGAGTTCTGTTGCTTACTTGCTACCCTGGCAACAAAGAACCATAAAACTCTTCCTAAGAGTGTGGGAAGTTTTTAAAATCCtcaagggagggacttccctggcagtccagtggtcaagacaccgcccttccactgcagggggcacgggttcgatccccggtcagggaactaagatcccgcacgctgtgcggcgcggccaaaaaatagaaaaaaaaaatcctcaagggagttccctggtggcctagtggttaggattctggtctttcactgccgtggcccaggttcaatcccgggTTGGGTAACTGAGATtctgcaagccgtgtggcgtagcaaaaaataaaataaaacaaaataaaatcctcaAATGCAACATAGACAACTGATGGCTTTAAATGATCGTTAATTATGTAGAAGAAACACTGTATATTTACTTAACATGATTTCAGAGCCCAAGGTACCATGCTAGTCAAAGGAAGGAGTGTATGTACACTAAAGGTCTTTTTTTCTAGCCCCTTTCTTGTGGATTAGCCCTCTCACTTTAGATAACATTGGTGAATTTCAATCACGATGTAAAGCCCTCACAAAGACAACATCAGAGCTGTTTCATTAGACCAGCTGATCAGACATTCTTTCCCCATCTTTGAATCTCAAGATGAGTGCTTCAAGGTGGAGGCTTCTTCCTGAATCACAGATCCTAGAAAGGCACAAATGCCCTGGGCCTGCCCTTTTAGAAGTCGGTTTTTAGTTCTCTAATTCTACCCCATATTCTGATAAGCCCTTTTAAGTCAACTATAGTCATTTTCTCTTGCTTGAGGCCAAAGAACCCCACCATCACACCTCATTCTAAGAGCAACACATTTATGTCTTCCAATCTGGTTCTTCACACCCCATTTCTGATTCCCTCAACACTTTTGACCAGACCCAGTTCTACTGTGAGaactagttttgtttttctaccaCAGGCTATGACCAACCTCTGACAATCATGAATAAACACAATTATGTTTGACCTTAAAGGgtcatgtttaaatattttgaagctAGTTGGCCCATATTTTAGCCAATGTTATATTGATTGCTGACAAGGTATCTGCTCAAGCTAGCTTAAGGTTGACTGGGTGTATTGAGTTTGGGAGTGGAGGAGttcttccagctttactgagatataattaacaaattaaaattgtatatatttaaggtatgcAATGTAATGttttgatatgtgtatacattttgAAACAatcaccagggacttccctggtggcacagtggttaagaatccgcctgccaatgcaggggacatgggttcgagccctggtcctggaagatccaacatgccatggaacaactaagcccgtgcgccacaactttgagcctgtgctctagagcccacgagccacaactattcagcctgtgcaccacaactactgaagcccgcactcctagagcccgtgctccacaacaagagaagccaccacaatgagaagcctgcgcaccacaacgaagagtagcccccggtcgctgcaactagagaaagcccacacgcagcaacgaagacccaacacagccaaaaataaataaataatttttttttaaaaagatctactctcttagcaaatttcaggtaTATAATACACTATTATTCACTATAGTCACCATggtgtacattagatctccaaaACTTACTCATCTTTTAATGGAAGATTTGTTGCATGGAAGTACTGTGAATCTCAAACAACAAAACAGATATTGAGTCATATGCCAGCAAAACCAAGACTATAATGCCAATAAGAAACATGGCAGCCAATTTCTTTGGTCTCCTGTTTTTATAcgtatttttactttaattattCTCTCCCCCTTCTCACTCCCCATTTCCACATACACATGGCTGAATATGGTTACCAAAAGGTGAATCCAAGAAATGAGACTGCCTCTCATCACAGGTCAAATACAGGGTGGTAGTTATCTAGTATCTTCTAACAAAGGGGGATAAAAAGCTAATAACACTGACTTGATTCAAGTGTGTATTCCTCATTCTGGTTCTACCATGTAGGAGAAGTTGTCAAAGTGAGTTACGGACTAGGTAGGTATTAGAAGTACATCACAGATGTATTCATCAACTCCACCTCCAGTGCCAAGTATGATATGACCATCACCCAAGATCATCCAAGCTTCCAAAGCTGCAGAGTGGCTTTATACCATTACGATGTTAACCTGATAGCATCATTTTTCCCTACCAAATTGATATGGAACTCTACTTTGCAGCATGTAATAAGCAGGAAAGATGGCCCTTGCTCTGCACATTCCTAAATCATGAGATTTGCAGGCACTTGGGCATTTGGAATGACTCTCCTTGAAGCAACAAGAAATAGTCCCCCCTTTTTTACCTCCTAGGTTGAAGACAGATGAATCTGATGCTTGCATCCAGAAGCTGctgaaaggaatgaaggaaagcgACCCACGACTGACTACTGAGAGTGATGGTCGAGCTCCAAAAAAATAACAGAACTTCTTctcatgctttcattttctgaATCCCCCTGGAGGCACTCATTCTCCAATAAAATCCTGGATCAATCGTCAAGGTGATGGTGAACTTCCTAGGATCCTTCTCAGTGACGTTAGTTGCTGAGCCAGATGTTATCTTAGCCGTGGTTTTACCTCCGGTTTacataaaacatacacacatcACTTAACCCTGCTGTGGATGAAATGTCTATATCTCAAGTATATCAAGAGAAATAAAGGTGAAAGCATTCATGGATGAAAGTCTTATTTATTAATGGATTCTGAGCAAACTTAGAGAAAAGATACTTTATTTGGGGAGAATTTAGCCTAGCAGGGGGAATGG
This region of Balaenoptera acutorostrata chromosome 19, mBalAcu1.1, whole genome shotgun sequence genomic DNA includes:
- the LOC102998709 gene encoding LOW QUALITY PROTEIN: NACHT, LRR and PYD domains-containing protein 2 (The sequence of the model RefSeq protein was modified relative to this genomic sequence to represent the inferred CDS: inserted 1 base in 1 codon; substituted 1 base at 1 genomic stop codon) — translated: MTCYHLSCGLVSRSATTQQWADLSCRLKINXSLTCLNLTANELLDEGAXVLSMTLRHPACFLQRSLENCHLTEAYCKDLSSALIVNQRLTHLYLAKNALGDRGVKLLCEGLSYPECRLQALVLWCCNITSDGCIHLSMLLQQNSSLTHLDLGLNHIGITGLKFLCEALEKPLCKLRYLWLWGCAISPFSRAELLSALGSNQSLVTVDLGQNSLGYNGVKMPCDALKLPSFPLQTVRLKTDESDACIQKLLKGMKESDPRLTTESDGRAPKK